The proteins below are encoded in one region of Halocatena salina:
- a CDS encoding rhomboid family intramembrane serine protease, whose product MQPLPGPALFSPLGPVPVLFLVSAIVFSCGVAWQLGGQERYETVRTRLLLGVPWGSISVAAGLLGVYWFVQGGWSDPHAPTVIPFRSWSYFAPTGIVLSSFTHSSYNHLLGNLIGTLTVGVLAEYAWSHYPRGRGVRVFSSLQTNPYARILAFVGGSIAVGLVSGVFSLGPTIGFSGVVFAYVGLALIRYPWGTLLALLWSRALLLVYRSLRNPTIIQGGHTQFSTPWWAGISLQGHVLGLLTGIVLGIVVLKRRSVAVDRFRLWSAVILFAVLEGVWAVYLPVDGGRFMLFRAIGVGAVFLFAALLINAPRRDTTRLAGKTDIGYGVLARRITVAFVLVLAAVAIPYNLYTVSDSTPGITAENSIEVDEYTVAYAEQIPHQYISAVQIDAFDEPTNVTTSGVIVMNDRREIWWPEISKRRLAFVGAASIRIGGIGVRKTVHVRRPTWNPIGNHSVYTVQLVHDNERSLVYSSQPSRAKPVVDGRRITVVPGEQFRVRVTQNGSILGNTPVPTPNETTSVGGLMLNRTKRMLYAQRNDTLVRVATYEPP is encoded by the coding sequence ATGCAGCCGTTGCCAGGGCCTGCGTTGTTCAGTCCGTTGGGTCCGGTACCCGTGCTGTTTCTCGTGAGCGCCATCGTGTTCTCCTGTGGGGTGGCGTGGCAGTTAGGCGGGCAGGAACGCTATGAGACCGTCAGAACCCGCTTGCTGTTGGGCGTTCCGTGGGGATCGATTTCGGTCGCGGCGGGACTACTCGGCGTGTACTGGTTCGTGCAGGGGGGATGGTCCGACCCACATGCTCCGACGGTGATTCCGTTTCGGTCGTGGTCGTACTTCGCTCCGACGGGGATCGTGCTGTCGTCGTTCACCCATTCGAGCTACAACCACCTGCTCGGGAATCTCATCGGGACGCTCACAGTAGGGGTGCTTGCGGAGTACGCTTGGAGCCATTATCCCCGTGGACGAGGCGTGCGTGTGTTCTCATCGTTGCAAACCAATCCGTACGCGCGTATACTGGCCTTCGTGGGCGGGTCGATCGCCGTCGGACTGGTGTCTGGAGTGTTCTCGCTCGGTCCCACGATCGGGTTTTCAGGCGTGGTGTTCGCCTACGTCGGTCTCGCACTCATCAGATACCCGTGGGGAACGCTGCTCGCGCTGCTGTGGAGCCGCGCGTTGTTGCTCGTGTATCGATCGCTCAGGAATCCGACGATCATCCAAGGAGGCCACACCCAGTTCAGTACGCCGTGGTGGGCAGGTATCTCCTTGCAGGGTCACGTGTTGGGACTTCTCACTGGGATCGTCCTCGGGATCGTGGTGCTCAAACGACGGTCGGTTGCCGTGGATCGATTCCGACTGTGGTCGGCAGTTATCCTCTTTGCCGTTCTCGAAGGCGTATGGGCGGTGTACCTCCCCGTGGACGGCGGTCGATTCATGCTCTTTCGGGCGATCGGCGTGGGTGCTGTCTTTCTGTTTGCGGCTTTGCTCATAAACGCACCCAGACGCGACACCACCCGTCTTGCCGGTAAGACCGATATCGGATACGGAGTGCTGGCACGGCGGATCACGGTCGCATTCGTTCTCGTGCTCGCCGCTGTTGCCATCCCGTACAACCTCTACACAGTGTCCGATTCAACCCCCGGAATCACTGCCGAGAACAGCATCGAAGTCGATGAATACACCGTCGCGTACGCCGAGCAGATCCCTCATCAGTACATCTCGGCCGTCCAGATCGACGCGTTCGACGAACCGACGAACGTGACCACGAGCGGTGTCATCGTGATGAACGATCGACGGGAGATATGGTGGCCAGAGATATCGAAACGCCGTCTCGCGTTCGTGGGAGCGGCCAGTATCCGTATTGGCGGTATCGGAGTGCGCAAAACGGTCCACGTGCGCCGTCCCACGTGGAACCCCATCGGCAATCACTCGGTGTACACCGTACAGCTCGTCCACGACAACGAGCGATCACTCGTGTACAGCTCACAACCGTCCCGAGCAAAACCGGTGGTCGACGGTCGTCGGATCACTGTCGTTCCCGGCGAGCAGTTCCGCGTTCGGGTCACCCAAAACGGTTCCATCCTCGGCAACACACCAGTCCCTACACCCAATGAAACCACATCTGTCGGCGGATTGATGCTCAATCGAACGAAGCGAATGCTGTACGCACAACGCAACGACACGTTGGTTCGAGTAGCGACCTACGAACCACCCTGA
- the alaS gene encoding alanine--tRNA ligase produces MSELDEEYQLEYFEQEGFTRKECVSCGAHFWTRDEARETCGEPPCEQYSFIGNPGFDASYTLEEMREEFLSFFEDHDHERIDPYPVAANRWRDDVLLTQASIYDFQPLVTSGQAPPPANPLCISQPSIRMDDIQNVGKTGRHTMAFEMMSHDTFNTQEDAEGYAYHGEVYWKNQTVQYCDEFFESLGADLTELTYIEDPWVGGGNAGPAIEVIYRGVELATLVFMSMEQDSDGEYEMKDGNRYSKMDTYIVDTGYGLERWTWVSQGTPTVYEAVYPEMISFLRDNAGIDLTDEEDSLVHRAATMAGNLDIDEAEDMESARADIADEFDVDVERLRELMEPLETIYAIADHSRTLAYMLGDGIVPSNVESGYLVRMVLRRTKRLADTVGVSAPLDELVDMQAERLGYTNRDTIRDIVRTELDKYRETLDRGGRRVRQLAEEYADKDEPISTTELIELYDSHGIQPDMVAEIAEEHGASVEIPDDFFSLVAARHTEPSETETDDAHTDTTTQATGHDDLKEHISELPPTERLYYDDQDRMEFEAIVLDVIEREEGFVVVLDQTMFYPEGGGQPADTGTLSTDDTSVDVRDVQQRDGVILHWTDDDPGKGEFVRGQIDATRRKRLMAHHTATHIIGHAARQVLGDHVRQAGAQKGVDSSRLDVTHYERISRAQRQGIERIANRIVRDNTPVVQEWPDRHVAEEQYGFDIYQGGIPPGTNIRLIHVDDDVQACAGTHVGRTGDIGCIKIRSTERVQDGVERIIFSAGNAAIDATQRIETALSETAETLDVSPLEVPDTAERFFEEWKDRGKRIEALKEELAEIRAHGGTAEEIAINGNGTTAVVERFDADVEELRATATAIAEEESVAVLGSGRESAQFVVAVPDKVDVNAGEVVRELADRVGGGGGGPPDFAQGGGPDVDALDAALADAPTILQQKLDAR; encoded by the coding sequence ATGAGTGAACTCGACGAGGAGTATCAGCTCGAGTACTTCGAGCAGGAGGGGTTTACACGAAAGGAGTGTGTCTCCTGTGGCGCACATTTCTGGACCCGCGACGAGGCGCGTGAAACGTGTGGTGAACCGCCGTGTGAACAGTACAGCTTCATCGGCAACCCCGGATTCGACGCGTCGTACACGCTCGAAGAGATGCGCGAGGAGTTTCTTTCATTTTTCGAGGATCACGACCACGAGCGCATCGATCCGTACCCCGTCGCAGCCAATCGCTGGCGGGACGATGTCTTGTTAACGCAGGCGTCTATCTACGATTTTCAGCCGCTCGTAACCAGTGGGCAGGCCCCCCCGCCTGCGAATCCGTTGTGTATCAGCCAGCCCTCCATTCGGATGGATGACATCCAAAACGTCGGCAAAACGGGGCGTCACACGATGGCGTTCGAGATGATGTCCCACGACACCTTTAACACACAAGAGGACGCCGAGGGGTATGCCTACCACGGTGAGGTGTACTGGAAAAACCAGACGGTTCAGTACTGTGATGAGTTTTTCGAGTCGCTGGGCGCAGATCTAACGGAACTCACCTACATCGAGGATCCGTGGGTCGGTGGGGGGAACGCCGGTCCAGCCATCGAAGTCATCTACCGGGGTGTCGAGCTGGCGACGCTGGTGTTCATGTCGATGGAACAGGATTCCGACGGCGAGTATGAAATGAAAGACGGCAACCGGTATTCGAAGATGGACACGTACATCGTCGACACCGGCTATGGGTTAGAGCGGTGGACGTGGGTGAGCCAAGGAACGCCGACGGTGTATGAGGCTGTCTATCCCGAAATGATCTCGTTTTTGCGGGACAACGCCGGGATCGATCTGACTGACGAGGAGGACTCACTCGTCCACCGTGCGGCGACGATGGCCGGCAACCTCGACATCGACGAAGCCGAAGACATGGAAAGCGCCCGTGCAGATATCGCGGACGAGTTTGACGTCGATGTCGAACGGCTTCGAGAACTGATGGAGCCGCTCGAAACGATTTACGCCATCGCGGATCACTCCCGGACGCTGGCGTACATGCTTGGCGACGGCATCGTGCCGAGCAACGTCGAGTCCGGCTATCTCGTTCGCATGGTGCTCCGACGAACCAAGCGGCTCGCCGACACGGTGGGAGTTAGCGCACCACTCGACGAACTTGTGGATATGCAGGCCGAGCGCCTCGGATACACGAACCGTGACACCATCCGTGATATCGTCCGGACGGAACTGGACAAATACCGCGAAACCCTCGATCGAGGTGGTCGCCGGGTCAGACAGCTCGCCGAAGAGTATGCGGACAAGGACGAACCCATCTCGACGACAGAACTCATCGAGTTGTACGACTCGCACGGGATACAGCCGGATATGGTCGCCGAGATCGCCGAAGAACACGGCGCGTCGGTCGAGATTCCGGACGATTTCTTCTCGCTAGTTGCCGCTCGCCACACCGAGCCGTCCGAGACTGAGACGGATGATGCACACACGGACACGACGACCCAGGCGACGGGTCACGACGATCTCAAAGAGCATATCAGCGAGCTGCCCCCGACAGAACGGCTGTACTACGACGATCAGGACCGCATGGAGTTCGAGGCGATCGTTCTCGACGTGATCGAGCGTGAAGAGGGGTTCGTCGTGGTGCTCGATCAGACGATGTTCTACCCAGAGGGTGGTGGACAGCCCGCCGACACAGGGACGCTCAGCACGGATGACACGTCGGTCGACGTCCGCGACGTCCAACAACGGGACGGCGTCATCCTTCACTGGACCGACGACGATCCGGGGAAAGGCGAGTTCGTTCGGGGACAGATCGATGCAACGCGTCGAAAGCGGCTGATGGCTCATCACACCGCGACACACATCATCGGTCATGCAGCTCGGCAGGTGCTCGGCGACCACGTCCGCCAAGCCGGTGCCCAAAAGGGGGTCGACAGCTCTCGACTGGACGTCACCCACTACGAGCGGATCTCCAGAGCCCAACGACAGGGAATCGAACGGATCGCAAACCGGATCGTGCGGGACAACACGCCCGTCGTGCAGGAATGGCCCGACAGACACGTGGCCGAAGAACAGTACGGCTTCGATATCTATCAGGGTGGTATCCCGCCGGGGACGAACATCCGGCTGATCCACGTTGATGATGACGTACAGGCGTGTGCAGGAACGCACGTCGGACGAACCGGTGACATCGGCTGTATCAAGATCCGTTCGACCGAACGCGTCCAAGACGGTGTCGAGCGGATCATCTTTTCGGCCGGGAATGCGGCTATCGACGCCACACAGCGCATCGAAACCGCGCTCTCTGAGACCGCAGAGACGCTGGACGTTTCGCCCCTCGAAGTGCCCGACACCGCAGAGCGGTTCTTCGAGGAGTGGAAAGACCGCGGCAAACGGATCGAAGCGCTAAAAGAGGAACTCGCCGAGATTCGCGCCCACGGTGGCACGGCCGAGGAGATCGCTATCAACGGCAACGGGACCACCGCAGTGGTCGAACGGTTCGACGCCGACGTTGAGGAGCTTCGCGCGACCGCGACTGCGATCGCAGAGGAGGAGTCGGTCGCCGTGTTGGGCAGCGGCCGAGAGAGCGCTCAGTTCGTGGTTGCCGTGCCTGACAAAGTGGATGTTAACGCCGGTGAAGTGGTGCGTGAACTCGCCGATCGCGTCGGTGGTGGCGGCGGCGGACCGCCGGACTTCGCACAAGGCGGTGGGCCGGACGTCGACGCACTCGATGCAGCGCTGGCGGACGCCCCGACGATCCTTCAACAGAAACTCGACGCCCGGTAA
- a CDS encoding 50S ribosomal protein L16, producing the protein MADKPASMYRDIDKPSYTRREYITGIPGSKIAQYKMGDIDADPDSYPIQISLEVEEAVQIRHGSMEASRLSANRHLIKELGEGNYKMILRKFPHQVLRENKQATGAGADRVSDGMRQAFGQIVGTAARIQKGERLFTLWCEPDQADVAKEALRRAYNKLSPPCRVVVERGEEELVA; encoded by the coding sequence ATGGCCGATAAGCCCGCCAGCATGTACCGGGATATCGATAAGCCGTCGTATACGCGACGGGAGTATATCACTGGCATTCCCGGATCGAAGATCGCACAGTACAAGATGGGTGACATTGACGCCGATCCAGATTCGTATCCCATCCAGATCAGTCTGGAAGTCGAGGAGGCAGTTCAGATCCGCCACGGTTCGATGGAGGCATCCCGTCTGTCCGCCAATCGCCACTTGATCAAAGAGCTCGGCGAGGGCAACTACAAGATGATCCTCCGGAAGTTCCCCCACCAGGTGCTTCGGGAGAACAAGCAGGCGACCGGTGCCGGTGCGGATCGTGTTTCCGATGGCATGCGCCAAGCGTTCGGGCAGATCGTCGGCACCGCTGCACGCATCCAGAAGGGCGAGCGCCTGTTCACCCTCTGGTGTGAACCAGATCAGGCCGACGTCGCCAAAGAGGCGCTCCGGCGCGCGTACAACAAGCTGTCACCCCCGTGTCGCGTCGTGGTCGAACGCGGTGAAGAAGAACTCGTCGCGTGA
- a CDS encoding DUF7513 family protein, with protein sequence MSLFEKYLKGWRFRTNRPSFEPGEELQLFVTDIEGDTLIARVGDSFIHISDGVPALVGTRVRVRVDSFDSDSHVGNATLLEPIDSD encoded by the coding sequence ATGAGTCTGTTCGAGAAGTATCTGAAAGGCTGGCGGTTCCGGACGAATCGACCGTCGTTCGAACCCGGTGAAGAGCTGCAGTTGTTCGTCACCGACATCGAAGGCGACACCCTCATCGCCCGCGTCGGCGACAGCTTCATCCATATTTCGGACGGTGTTCCCGCGCTCGTCGGCACCCGGGTTCGGGTCCGTGTGGACAGCTTCGACAGCGATTCGCACGTCGGCAACGCGACGCTGCTCGAACCGATCGACAGCGATTGA
- a CDS encoding replication factor C small subunit → MSDAPPQGREVWIEKYRPGSLSEVAGHETIVQRLENYIEQNDLPHLLFAGPAGVGKTTCAVAIAKEIYGEHWRENFLELNASDERGIDVVRDRIKSFARSSFGGYDYRVIFLDEADALTSDAQSALRRTMEQFSHNTRFILSCNYSSKIIDPIQSRCTVFRFSPLADDAIAGQIRQIADAEGIEITKAGIDALVYAAGGDMRKAINDLQAAGVVGETVDEETVYDIASTARPEEIEEMVQLALAGDFMAARSILETLLTEEGIAGDDIIDQLHRSVWEYGLGEREAVQLMDRIGETDYRLTLGANERVQLEALLAGLALDE, encoded by the coding sequence ATGAGCGACGCGCCGCCACAGGGACGGGAGGTTTGGATCGAGAAGTACCGCCCCGGATCGCTGTCCGAAGTTGCCGGGCACGAAACCATCGTCCAACGACTCGAAAATTACATCGAACAGAACGATCTCCCCCACTTACTGTTTGCCGGCCCGGCAGGTGTTGGGAAAACCACATGCGCGGTGGCGATCGCAAAAGAGATCTACGGCGAGCACTGGCGAGAGAACTTCTTGGAACTGAACGCCTCCGACGAGCGAGGGATCGACGTGGTGCGCGATCGGATCAAGAGCTTCGCCCGATCGAGCTTCGGCGGGTATGACTATAGAGTCATATTTCTCGATGAGGCGGACGCACTGACGTCTGATGCTCAGAGCGCACTTCGGCGGACGATGGAGCAGTTTTCACACAACACGCGGTTCATTCTCTCGTGTAACTATTCGAGCAAGATAATCGATCCGATACAGTCCCGGTGTACGGTGTTTCGGTTTTCACCGTTGGCAGACGACGCGATCGCCGGACAGATCCGCCAGATCGCCGACGCCGAAGGGATCGAGATCACTAAAGCGGGAATCGATGCGCTGGTGTACGCTGCTGGGGGGGACATGCGCAAAGCCATCAACGATTTACAGGCGGCGGGTGTAGTGGGTGAGACGGTCGACGAAGAAACTGTCTACGACATCGCCAGCACTGCTCGCCCCGAAGAGATAGAGGAGATGGTGCAGCTCGCGCTTGCGGGCGATTTCATGGCGGCACGATCGATCCTTGAGACGTTGCTCACTGAGGAAGGTATCGCGGGCGATGACATCATCGACCAACTCCACCGATCGGTGTGGGAGTACGGCCTCGGAGAGCGTGAGGCGGTTCAGCTGATGGATCGGATCGGAGAAACCGACTACCGCCTCACGCTCGGAGCCAACGAACGCGTGCAACTAGAAGCGTTGTTGGCGGGACTCGCGTTGGACGAGTGA
- a CDS encoding Na+/H+ antiporter NhaC family protein, which yields MSEEPTDTDIGEELSEAATARNQSEIEFYGGKWMSTLPIALFIVWAIVQSGVLRVSDTTGLVAGMLIALIVGMLFVKGDWTSYANTIFDGMTQRVAATAIVAWLWAGMFAETIQAGGFVSGLVWAADVLNVGPSLFPAVVFILAGLLATGIGTGYGTTVAFTTLVFPAGVVLGTSPILLFGAILSGAAFGDNLAPVSDTTIVSAVTQESDIGGVVASRFKYAIIAAVLAFIGYLIAGSMMSGPSISQSAKQLFVANSNPLGLVHLVSMFIVIGTAVRGRHIIEAISWGLIVAVVLNLLLGLASLSDMLVFQVSEQFGLAQSISWLPFIELVAPAETGVAGSIYSGAAGFFPLAILVLLIVAGSRIMIRGGGFEAIQDWLLNTVATSVRRAEMVMVLVTATANAMITINTAAEIAVAPYIARIGEKFNINGYRRANILDANTTALGYIFPWAGGVLVGYAQIQNLPGQFDWFTQSMVVNPTQVVPFVFHGWLLFAVFIVAALTGFGLEYVSDRESTEVTRV from the coding sequence ATGAGTGAGGAACCGACTGATACAGATATCGGAGAGGAGTTGTCTGAAGCAGCGACGGCGCGGAACCAGTCGGAGATCGAGTTTTACGGCGGCAAGTGGATGAGCACGCTACCGATCGCCCTGTTCATCGTGTGGGCGATCGTCCAGAGCGGCGTGCTCCGGGTGAGCGATACGACGGGATTGGTCGCGGGGATGCTCATCGCCCTGATCGTCGGAATGTTGTTCGTAAAAGGCGACTGGACATCGTACGCTAACACGATATTCGATGGAATGACCCAGCGCGTTGCGGCCACGGCTATCGTCGCGTGGCTGTGGGCCGGGATGTTCGCGGAGACGATTCAGGCGGGCGGGTTCGTCTCCGGGCTGGTGTGGGCCGCTGACGTACTCAACGTCGGCCCATCGCTGTTTCCGGCGGTGGTGTTCATTCTCGCGGGACTGCTTGCGACCGGTATCGGGACGGGCTACGGTACGACCGTCGCGTTCACGACACTCGTCTTTCCGGCTGGTGTCGTGTTGGGGACCAGTCCGATACTGTTGTTCGGGGCGATCCTCTCGGGAGCGGCGTTCGGCGACAACCTCGCGCCGGTCAGCGACACGACGATCGTTAGCGCGGTTACTCAGGAATCGGACATCGGGGGCGTGGTCGCCTCGCGGTTCAAATACGCGATCATCGCCGCAGTGCTCGCGTTCATCGGCTATCTGATCGCTGGTTCGATGATGTCCGGCCCTTCGATCTCCCAGAGCGCCAAACAGCTGTTCGTCGCAAACAGCAACCCGCTCGGGCTGGTGCATCTCGTTTCGATGTTCATCGTCATCGGCACTGCCGTCCGAGGGCGACACATCATCGAAGCGATCTCGTGGGGGCTGATCGTCGCGGTCGTGCTCAACCTGCTGTTGGGACTCGCCTCCCTGAGCGACATGCTCGTGTTCCAGGTCTCGGAACAGTTCGGGCTCGCACAGTCGATTTCGTGGCTTCCGTTCATCGAGCTGGTCGCCCCCGCAGAGACGGGCGTCGCTGGCAGCATCTACTCCGGTGCGGCGGGCTTTTTCCCGCTGGCAATTCTCGTGTTGTTGATCGTCGCCGGTTCGCGGATCATGATCCGGGGCGGCGGATTCGAAGCGATCCAGGATTGGCTGCTCAACACCGTGGCCACTTCGGTTCGGCGGGCGGAAATGGTGATGGTGCTCGTCACCGCCACCGCAAACGCGATGATCACGATCAACACCGCTGCGGAGATCGCTGTCGCGCCGTACATCGCCCGCATCGGTGAGAAGTTCAACATCAACGGCTACCGCCGAGCCAACATTCTCGATGCGAACACCACGGCGCTCGGGTACATCTTCCCGTGGGCCGGTGGCGTGCTCGTCGGCTATGCTCAAATCCAGAATTTACCGGGGCAGTTCGACTGGTTCACACAGTCGATGGTCGTCAACCCGACTCAGGTCGTCCCCTTCGTCTTCCACGGCTGGCTGTTGTTCGCCGTGTTCATCGTCGCCGCGCTGACCGGCTTCGGACTCGAATACGTTTCTGATCGGGAATCGACGGAGGTGACTCGCGTATGA
- a CDS encoding alpha/beta fold hydrolase: protein MPVVSIEDCSLYYEAHGSGPTVVFLNDVGYGAWLWGWQHPALCGPFETLVFDPRGTGRSVVENGVTDDIDVFARDVERVLSAHGVRRVHLVGTGFGGTVALAYAHQYDRVRSLTLMGTALDGGRVSTDALELMGDTGRSSLEPCFSEAFLEHAEFIERIQAWREKEDADPAAWQAQAEAWCGFSCDAPYEITVPALVLHGVEDPVVPVEASRELADGLPNGRFVELAGKHLAFIESSKHVNDEIIGFLEGVREE, encoded by the coding sequence ATGCCGGTCGTGTCTATCGAGGACTGTTCGTTGTACTACGAGGCACACGGATCCGGCCCAACGGTGGTGTTTCTGAACGATGTCGGGTATGGCGCGTGGTTGTGGGGCTGGCAACACCCAGCGCTCTGTGGTCCATTTGAGACGCTTGTGTTCGACCCACGGGGCACCGGACGATCCGTCGTCGAGAACGGCGTCACGGATGACATTGACGTGTTCGCTAGGGATGTCGAACGCGTGCTGTCGGCTCACGGTGTCCGTCGGGTACATCTCGTCGGCACGGGGTTCGGCGGAACGGTTGCGCTCGCGTACGCCCACCAATACGACCGTGTCCGGAGCCTCACGCTCATGGGCACCGCGTTGGACGGCGGACGGGTGTCGACTGACGCACTTGAGCTGATGGGTGATACGGGTCGGTCGTCGCTCGAACCGTGTTTCAGTGAGGCGTTTTTGGAGCACGCGGAGTTTATCGAGCGGATTCAGGCGTGGCGAGAAAAAGAGGACGCCGACCCGGCGGCGTGGCAGGCTCAGGCCGAGGCGTGGTGTGGCTTTTCCTGTGACGCACCCTACGAGATCACGGTGCCCGCGCTCGTGTTGCACGGAGTGGAGGATCCGGTGGTTCCTGTCGAGGCGAGCCGAGAGCTTGCGGACGGGCTGCCCAACGGGCGGTTTGTGGAGCTGGCGGGCAAGCATCTGGCGTTTATTGAATCTTCTAAACATGTGAACGACGAGATCATCGGGTTTCTTGAAGGGGTTAGAGAGGAGTGA
- the gatB gene encoding Asp-tRNA(Asn)/Glu-tRNA(Gln) amidotransferase subunit GatB has protein sequence MSQATRTRDLAAVMGLEVHVQLETETKIFCGCSTDSADADPNTHTCPVCLGLPGALPVVNEQAVEMAVKIGKALDANIPEETRFHRKNYYYPDLPKNFQITQYDNPICQDGSLELSVSGSRRVIGIERAHLEEDPGSLKHEGGSIERAEYTKVDYNRAGMPLMEIVTRPDFRSPEEVRAFLAKLEEVLEYLGVFDAERDGSLRVDANISLVATSEIDDGTIDEETLTAANRTEVKNISSHKGAEKALAYEITRQRNAIKRGRAVEQETRHWDEDRGVTVSMRSKEAQKDYRYFREADIPPLRVASWKNEIEIPELPDARRERFRTEYGVGEETASKLTSTKRIADFYEALADTFDPEFVATWVADLLLGELNYRDMTLSSVDREAFVQLLELVWTDEITEKNAEEVVLRTMLDENLTPDEIVEREGLGKTDDDAVASAVESAIENNPEAVADYHAGEDGALNYLVGQVMAATGGSADPQTVNELLREELV, from the coding sequence ATGAGCCAAGCGACGCGAACGCGCGATCTCGCCGCGGTTATGGGGTTGGAGGTGCACGTCCAACTCGAAACCGAGACGAAGATCTTCTGTGGCTGTTCGACCGACAGCGCCGACGCCGATCCGAACACACACACTTGTCCAGTCTGTCTTGGCCTTCCGGGAGCATTACCAGTAGTGAACGAGCAGGCAGTCGAGATGGCTGTCAAGATCGGAAAGGCACTCGACGCCAACATCCCCGAAGAGACGCGATTTCACCGGAAGAACTACTACTATCCTGATCTGCCCAAGAACTTCCAGATCACCCAGTACGACAATCCGATCTGTCAGGACGGCAGTCTTGAACTCTCCGTTTCGGGAAGTCGCCGCGTGATCGGGATCGAACGCGCTCACCTTGAGGAAGATCCCGGAAGCCTAAAACACGAAGGAGGGAGCATCGAACGCGCGGAGTACACGAAAGTCGACTACAACCGCGCTGGGATGCCCCTGATGGAAATCGTCACACGACCGGATTTCCGCAGTCCAGAGGAAGTACGGGCGTTCCTCGCAAAGCTGGAAGAAGTGCTCGAATATCTCGGCGTGTTCGACGCCGAACGTGACGGGTCGTTGCGCGTCGACGCCAACATCTCATTGGTAGCGACCAGCGAGATAGATGACGGCACCATCGACGAGGAAACGCTCACCGCGGCGAACCGGACCGAAGTGAAGAACATTTCCAGTCACAAAGGAGCTGAAAAGGCGTTGGCCTACGAGATTACCCGCCAACGCAATGCGATCAAACGCGGGCGAGCGGTCGAACAGGAAACCCGCCATTGGGACGAGGATCGGGGGGTAACGGTGTCGATGCGGTCGAAAGAAGCCCAAAAGGACTATCGGTACTTCCGAGAAGCCGACATCCCGCCGCTCCGAGTCGCGTCGTGGAAAAACGAAATCGAAATTCCTGAACTTCCAGACGCGCGCAGAGAGCGGTTCAGGACGGAATACGGCGTGGGAGAAGAGACCGCCTCAAAGCTCACGTCCACGAAACGAATCGCCGATTTCTATGAGGCGCTAGCCGATACGTTCGATCCCGAATTCGTGGCCACGTGGGTTGCTGATCTACTTCTCGGAGAGTTGAACTATCGCGACATGACGCTTTCGTCGGTGGACCGCGAAGCGTTCGTCCAACTGTTAGAACTCGTTTGGACCGACGAGATCACGGAGAAAAACGCCGAAGAGGTCGTGTTGCGGACGATGCTAGACGAAAATCTCACCCCAGACGAGATCGTCGAACGCGAAGGACTCGGAAAAACCGACGACGACGCGGTGGCCAGCGCTGTCGAAAGCGCCATCGAGAACAACCCCGAGGCGGTCGCGGACTACCACGCCGGCGAAGACGGCGCACTCAACTACCTCGTCGGTCAGGTGATGGCCGCTACCGGTGGCAGTGCGGATCCCCAAACCGTAAACGAACTATTAAGAGAAGAGCTCGTTTAA